One genomic region from Harpia harpyja isolate bHarHar1 chromosome 1, bHarHar1 primary haplotype, whole genome shotgun sequence encodes:
- the KLHL18 gene encoding kelch-like protein 18 isoform X1, protein MLETTTATAVAEPELDPEDLVHFSVGDLPSRGYGVMGEIRRQGKLCDVTLKVGDHKFSAHRIVLAASIPYFHAMFTNDMMECKQDEIVMQGMDPSALEALINFAYNGHLAIDQQNVQSLLMGASFLQLQNIKDACCTFLRERLHPKNCLGVRQFAETMMCAVLYDAANSFIHQHFVEVSMSEEFLALPFEDVLELVSRDELNVKSEEQVFEAALAWIRYDRDQRESFLPELLSKIRLPLCRPQFLTDRVQQDDLVRCCHKCRDLVDEAKDYHLMPERRPHLPAFKTRPRCCTSIAGLIYAVGGLNSAANFYAGDSLNVVEVFDPIANRWEKCQPMTTARSRVGVAVVNGLLYAIGGYDGQLRLSTVEVYNPEMDSWSKVESMNSKRSAMGTVVLDGQIYVCGGYDGNSSLNSVESYSPETNKWTAVTPMSSNRSAAGVTVFEGRIYVSGGHDGLQIFNSVEYYNHHTATWHPVASMLNKRCRHGAASLGSKMFVCGGYDGSGFLSIAEVYSSMADQWYLIVPMNTRRSRVSLVANCGRLYAVGGYDGQSNLSSVEMYDPETNRWTFMAPMVCHEGGVGVGCIPLLTI, encoded by the exons GTAGGGGACCATAAATTCAGTGCTCACCGGATTGTGCTGGCAGCTTCTATCCCGTATTTCCACGCCATGTTCACCAACGACATGATGGAGTGCAAGCAGGATGAGATTGTCATGCAGGGGATGGATCCCAG TGCACTTGAGGCTCTGATCAACTTTGCCTACAACGGTCACCTGGCAATAGATCAGCAGAATGTCCAGTCTCTGCTGATGGGGGCAAGTTTCCTTCAGCTGCAGAACATCAAAGACGCTTGCTGCACTTTCCTCAGAGAGAG GCTTCACCCGAAGAACTGTCTGGGAGTGCGGCAGTTTGCAGAGACGATGATGTGTGCGGTGCTTTATGATGCTGCCAACAGCTTCATTCATCAGCACTTCGTGGAGGTATCCATGTCTGAAGAGTTCCTGGCACTGCCTTTTGAAGATGTCCTGGAGCTCGTTTCTAGGGATGAGCTCAACGTGAAGTCTGAAGAGCAG GTATTTGAAGCTGCATTAGCTTGGATACGGTATGACCGAGACCAGAGAGAGTCGTTCCTACCCGAGCTCCTGTCCAAAATCCGCCTACCCCTTTGTCGACCTCAGTTTCTCACTGACCGCGTGCAACAAGATGACCTGGTCCGCTGCTGCCACAAATGCAG GGATCTAGTTGATGAGGCAAAAGATTATCACCTCATGCCAGAGCGCCGGCCACACCTCCCAGCGTTCAAGACACGTCCGCGGTGCTGTACATCGATCGCAGGATTGATTTATGCTGTTGGAGGACTTAACTCAGCAG CAAATTTTTATGCAGGTGACTCGCTGAATGTGGTGGAAGTCTTTGATCCCATTGCCAACCGCTGGGAGAAGTGCCAGCCGATGACGACGGCCCGGAGCCGAGTCGGGGTCGCAGTGGTGAATGGACTGCTCTATGCCATTGGCGGCTACGATGGTCAGCTGAGGCTGAGCACTGTGGAGGTTTACAACCCGGAGATGGATTCCTGGTCCAAAGTAGAAAGTATGAACAGCAAGCGAAG TGCCATGGGAACAGTGGTGCTGGATGGCCAGATCTACGTATGTGGCGGATATGATGGAAACTCATCCCTCAACTCCGTGGAGTCCTATTCTCCAGAAACAAACAA GTGGACAGCGGTGACCCCCATGAGCTCCAACCGCAGTGCCGCCGGAGTCACCGTCTTCGAGGGCCGGATCTACGTATCGGGAGGGCACGATGGTCTCCAGATCTTCAACAGC GTGGAGTACTACAACCATCACACGGCCACCTGGCACCCGGTCGCCAGCATGCTCAACAAGCGGTGCCGCCACGGAGCAGCCTCGCTGGGCAGCAAGATGTTCGTCTGCGGAGGCTACGACGGTTCGGGCTTCCTCAGTATCGCCGAAGTCTACAGCTCCATGGCGGATCAGTGGTACCTGATCGTCCCTATGAACACCCGGAGGAGCCGCGTCTCTCTCGTTGCAAACTGTGGCCGTCTCTACGCTGTGGGGGGTTATGATGGACAGTCCAACCTCAGCTCGGTAGAAATGTATGACCCGGAGACAAACCGCTGGACGTTCATGGCCCCGATGGTGTGCCACGAGGGAGGGGTTGGCGTGGGCTGCATACCCCTCCTGACCATCTGA
- the KLHL18 gene encoding kelch-like protein 18 isoform X2, with translation MLETTTATAVAEPELDPEDLVHFSVGDLPSRGYGVMGEIRRQGKLCDVTLKVGDHKFSAHRIVLAASIPYFHAMFTNDMMECKQDEIVMQGMDPSALEALINFAYNGHLAIDQQNVQSLLMGASFLQLQNIKDACCTFLRERLHPKNCLGVRQFAETMMCAVLYDAANSFIHQHFVEVSMSEEFLALPFEDVLELVSRDELNVKSEEQVFEAALAWIRYDRDQRESFLPELLSKIRLPLCRPQFLTDRVQQDDLVRCCHKCRDLVDEAKDYHLMPERRPHLPAFKTRPRCCTSIAGLIYAVGGLNSAGDSLNVVEVFDPIANRWEKCQPMTTARSRVGVAVVNGLLYAIGGYDGQLRLSTVEVYNPEMDSWSKVESMNSKRSAMGTVVLDGQIYVCGGYDGNSSLNSVESYSPETNKWTAVTPMSSNRSAAGVTVFEGRIYVSGGHDGLQIFNSVEYYNHHTATWHPVASMLNKRCRHGAASLGSKMFVCGGYDGSGFLSIAEVYSSMADQWYLIVPMNTRRSRVSLVANCGRLYAVGGYDGQSNLSSVEMYDPETNRWTFMAPMVCHEGGVGVGCIPLLTI, from the exons GTAGGGGACCATAAATTCAGTGCTCACCGGATTGTGCTGGCAGCTTCTATCCCGTATTTCCACGCCATGTTCACCAACGACATGATGGAGTGCAAGCAGGATGAGATTGTCATGCAGGGGATGGATCCCAG TGCACTTGAGGCTCTGATCAACTTTGCCTACAACGGTCACCTGGCAATAGATCAGCAGAATGTCCAGTCTCTGCTGATGGGGGCAAGTTTCCTTCAGCTGCAGAACATCAAAGACGCTTGCTGCACTTTCCTCAGAGAGAG GCTTCACCCGAAGAACTGTCTGGGAGTGCGGCAGTTTGCAGAGACGATGATGTGTGCGGTGCTTTATGATGCTGCCAACAGCTTCATTCATCAGCACTTCGTGGAGGTATCCATGTCTGAAGAGTTCCTGGCACTGCCTTTTGAAGATGTCCTGGAGCTCGTTTCTAGGGATGAGCTCAACGTGAAGTCTGAAGAGCAG GTATTTGAAGCTGCATTAGCTTGGATACGGTATGACCGAGACCAGAGAGAGTCGTTCCTACCCGAGCTCCTGTCCAAAATCCGCCTACCCCTTTGTCGACCTCAGTTTCTCACTGACCGCGTGCAACAAGATGACCTGGTCCGCTGCTGCCACAAATGCAG GGATCTAGTTGATGAGGCAAAAGATTATCACCTCATGCCAGAGCGCCGGCCACACCTCCCAGCGTTCAAGACACGTCCGCGGTGCTGTACATCGATCGCAGGATTGATTTATGCTGTTGGAGGACTTAACTCAGCAG GTGACTCGCTGAATGTGGTGGAAGTCTTTGATCCCATTGCCAACCGCTGGGAGAAGTGCCAGCCGATGACGACGGCCCGGAGCCGAGTCGGGGTCGCAGTGGTGAATGGACTGCTCTATGCCATTGGCGGCTACGATGGTCAGCTGAGGCTGAGCACTGTGGAGGTTTACAACCCGGAGATGGATTCCTGGTCCAAAGTAGAAAGTATGAACAGCAAGCGAAG TGCCATGGGAACAGTGGTGCTGGATGGCCAGATCTACGTATGTGGCGGATATGATGGAAACTCATCCCTCAACTCCGTGGAGTCCTATTCTCCAGAAACAAACAA GTGGACAGCGGTGACCCCCATGAGCTCCAACCGCAGTGCCGCCGGAGTCACCGTCTTCGAGGGCCGGATCTACGTATCGGGAGGGCACGATGGTCTCCAGATCTTCAACAGC GTGGAGTACTACAACCATCACACGGCCACCTGGCACCCGGTCGCCAGCATGCTCAACAAGCGGTGCCGCCACGGAGCAGCCTCGCTGGGCAGCAAGATGTTCGTCTGCGGAGGCTACGACGGTTCGGGCTTCCTCAGTATCGCCGAAGTCTACAGCTCCATGGCGGATCAGTGGTACCTGATCGTCCCTATGAACACCCGGAGGAGCCGCGTCTCTCTCGTTGCAAACTGTGGCCGTCTCTACGCTGTGGGGGGTTATGATGGACAGTCCAACCTCAGCTCGGTAGAAATGTATGACCCGGAGACAAACCGCTGGACGTTCATGGCCCCGATGGTGTGCCACGAGGGAGGGGTTGGCGTGGGCTGCATACCCCTCCTGACCATCTGA
- the CAMP gene encoding LOW QUALITY PROTEIN: cathelicidin antimicrobial peptide (The sequence of the model RefSeq protein was modified relative to this genomic sequence to represent the inferred CDS: deleted 1 base in 1 codon) — protein sequence MPSSWVLVLAVLGGACALPARPPLTYTQALAQAVDSFNQRPEVQNVFRMLSADPEPTPGVDLSTLRGLNFTIMETECVSSARVNPDDCDFKENGVIKECTGPVLFLQSSPEIDLRCTDASSNPVLIQRGRFGRFLSRIRHIRPRISFDIQARGSVRFG from the exons ATGCCGAGCTCCTGGGTGCTGGtgctggcggtgctggggggggcctgcgccctccccgcc cggccccccctcaCCTACACCCAGGCGCTGGCTCAGGCCGTCGACTCCTTCAACCAGCGCCCCGAGGTGCAGAACGTGTTCAGGATGCTCAGCGCCGACCCCGAGCCCACCCCG GGTGTCGACCTGAGCACGCTGCGGGGACTCAACTTCACCATAATGGAGACGGAGTGCGTCTCGAGCGCCCGGGTGAACCCCGACGACTGCGACTTCAAGGAGAACggg GTCATCAAGGAGTGCACGGGGCCAGTGCTGTTCCTGCAGAGCTCCCCCGAGATCGACCTGCGCTGCACCGATGCCTCCTCCAAC CCGGTTCTCATCCAGCGGGGCCGGTTCGGGCGCTTCCTGAGCAGAATCCGGCACATTCGGCCCAGGATCAGCTTCGACATCCAGGCCAGGGGCTCCGTCCGCTTCGGCTGA
- the LOC128144025 gene encoding cathelicidin-3-like, with protein MPSSWVLVLAVLGGACALPAPAPLTYTQALAQAVDSFNQRPEVQNAFRMLSADPEPTPDVQLGSLQRLNFTIMETRCPARSGARLDACEFKEDGVIKVCSVPVPQRGSHLVFDVACVDSTVDPIRVKRFWPLLRVAIRMVAAGINLFKVIVRK; from the exons ATGCCGAGCTCCTGGGTGCTGGtgctggcggtgctggggggggcctgcgccctccccgccccggcccccctcaCCTACACCCAGGCGCTGGCTCAGGCCGTCGACTCCTTCAACCAGCGCCCCGAGGTGCAGAACGCGTTCAGGATGCTCAGCGCCGACCCCGAGCCCACCCCG GACGTCCAGCTCGGCTCCCTGCAGCGCCTCAACTTCACCATCATGGAGACGCGATGCCCGGCACGCTCGGGCGCCCGCCTCGACGCTTGTGAGTTCAAGGAGGACGGG GTCATCAAGGTCTGCTCCGTGCCCGTGCCGCAGCGCGGCAGCCACCTCGTGTTTGACGTCGCCTGCGTGGACTCCACCGTGGAT CCCATCCGGGTCAAGCGCTTCTGGCCGCTGCTGAGGGTGGCCATCAGGATGGTGGCTGCCGGCATCAACCTCTTCAAGGTCATTGTGAGGAAATGA
- the LOC128139118 gene encoding cathelicidin-B1-like, translating into MRPCRAVPLLLLVVGLARATTPGPDGSTPGPDGSTPGLDGSIAPSSPGLWAVSYGDAVSAAVELLNMRAVSPYVLRLRQAYPRPGWPGDLRQRQELSFTVEETSCRAPGTATATCKSRWLGAVSWCQGFVFLEQQQPVVELSCDKVPTTVRHRFFPSQFGRIQTSRLSGLFARIKERFRGFFHCTKIWIRDKLNLKKSKP; encoded by the exons ATGAGGCCGTGCCGAGCagtgccgctgctgctgctggtggtggggctggcCAGAGCCACCACGCCGGGGCCGGATGGATCCACGCCGGGACCGGATGGATCCACGCCGGGGTTGGATGGATCCATCGCGCCGTCCTCGCCGGGACTCTGGGCCGTGAGCTACGGGGACGCCGTCTCGGCAGCCGTGGAGCTGCTCAACATGAGGGCCGTCAGTCCCTACGTCCTGCGGCTCCGGCAGGCCTATCCCCGGCCCGGCTGG CCCGGGGACCTGCGGCAGCGGCAGGAGCTGAGCTTCACCGTCGAGGAGACCTCGTGCCGAGCTCCGGGGACGGCCACCGCCACCTGCAAGAGCCGCTGGCTCGGG GCGGTGAGTTGGTGCCAGGGCTTCGTCTTCCTCGAGCAGCAGCAGCCCGTGGTCGAGCTCTCCTGCGATAAGGTGCCCACCACG GTTCGACACCGCTTCTTCCCCTCCCAGTTCGGCCGTATCCAGACATCCAGGCTCTCAGGCTTGTTTGCCAGGATCAAGGAACGTTTCAGGGGCTTCTTCCACTGCACCAAGATCTGGATCCGCGACAAGCTCAACCTCAAAAAATCCAAACCCTGA